A genomic window from Micromonospora ferruginea includes:
- a CDS encoding AAA family ATPase, translated as MSELGRRFRHGLVVGKFYPPHAGHHALVEAAAARCAAVTVVVAPSRRESIPLELRLDWLREVHAGTPWVRFVGRHDDHPVDYADPAVWDLHCAVFADALGGASVDAVFSSEAYGEELARRFGAVAVDVDPRRAAVPVSGTAVRADPAAHWRWLSPPVRAWLARRVVVVGAESTGTTTMARALAEHYRTAWVPEYGRELTERKLAALRRSRPEATVFDVIWDRDDFVEVVREQQAAEDAAARVCGPLLFGDTDARATAVWEERYLGSSGAEVRAAARRPALYLLTDHEGVPFADDGLRDGEHLRAWMTDRFRAELAGLGVPAVELRGTHEERMAVATAACDALLAAGWSFVDPVLPADPVSSAGAVPSDGA; from the coding sequence ACGGCCTGGTGGTCGGCAAGTTCTATCCACCGCACGCCGGGCACCACGCGCTCGTCGAGGCCGCCGCGGCCCGGTGCGCGGCGGTGACCGTGGTGGTGGCGCCGTCCCGTCGGGAGTCGATCCCGCTGGAGCTGCGGCTGGACTGGCTGCGCGAGGTGCACGCCGGCACGCCGTGGGTGCGGTTCGTCGGTCGCCACGACGACCACCCGGTCGACTACGCCGACCCGGCGGTCTGGGACCTGCACTGCGCGGTGTTCGCCGACGCGCTCGGCGGGGCGTCGGTGGACGCGGTCTTCTCCTCCGAGGCGTACGGCGAGGAGTTGGCCCGCCGGTTCGGAGCGGTCGCGGTCGACGTGGATCCGCGCCGGGCGGCGGTGCCGGTGTCCGGCACCGCCGTGCGCGCGGACCCGGCGGCGCACTGGCGGTGGTTGAGCCCGCCGGTGCGGGCGTGGCTGGCCCGGCGGGTGGTCGTGGTCGGCGCCGAGTCCACCGGCACCACGACCATGGCGCGGGCGCTCGCCGAGCACTACCGCACCGCCTGGGTGCCCGAGTACGGCCGGGAGCTGACCGAACGCAAGCTCGCCGCGCTGCGCCGGTCCCGGCCGGAGGCGACCGTCTTCGACGTCATTTGGGACCGCGACGATTTCGTCGAGGTGGTCCGCGAGCAGCAGGCCGCCGAGGACGCGGCGGCGCGGGTGTGCGGGCCGCTGCTGTTCGGCGACACCGACGCCCGGGCCACCGCGGTCTGGGAGGAGCGTTACCTCGGGTCGTCCGGCGCCGAGGTGCGCGCGGCCGCCCGACGTCCGGCGCTCTACCTGCTCACCGACCACGAGGGGGTGCCGTTCGCCGACGACGGCCTGCGCGACGGCGAGCACCTGCGGGCGTGGATGACCGACCGGTTCCGCGCGGAGCTGGCCGGGCTCGGGGTGCCGGCCGTCGAGTTGCGCGGGACCCACGAGGAGCGGATGGCCGTCGCGACCGCCGCCTGTGACGCCCTGCTCGCCGCCGGCTGGTCCTTCGTCGACCCGGTGCTCCCCGCCGACCCGGTGTCGTCCGCCGGTGCGGTGCCGTCCGACGGCGCGTGA
- a CDS encoding TerC family protein — MNVSALVWAVTLTAMIAVLLADLFIIGRRPHEPSVRESSLWVGFYVALALLFGVVLWLTAGASVAGQFYTGWLTEYSLSVDNLFVFVIIMARFGVPRQYQQKVLLIGILLALVMRGGFIAAGAALIAQFSWVFYIFGAFLIYTAVNLARQGEPDEDEFSENVLIRWSRKALPLSRDFDGARMTTRENGRRLFTPMLIVMIAIGTTDLIFALDSIPAIFGITQEPYLVFTANVFALMGLRQLYFLLGGLLDRLIYLSYGLAVVLGFIGVKLVLEALADNNLPFINGGEHVGWAPHIPIWLSLTVILGTLAVATAASLVKSSRDRRRELAEARR, encoded by the coding sequence TTGAACGTGTCCGCATTGGTGTGGGCGGTAACCCTGACCGCGATGATCGCGGTCCTGTTGGCCGACCTGTTCATCATCGGCCGACGCCCGCACGAGCCCAGCGTCCGCGAGTCCAGCCTCTGGGTCGGCTTCTACGTCGCGCTGGCCCTGCTCTTCGGCGTGGTGCTCTGGCTGACCGCCGGGGCGAGCGTGGCCGGGCAGTTCTACACCGGTTGGCTCACCGAGTACAGCCTCTCGGTCGACAACCTCTTCGTCTTCGTGATCATCATGGCCCGCTTCGGGGTTCCCCGGCAGTACCAGCAGAAGGTGCTGCTCATCGGCATCCTGCTGGCGCTGGTCATGCGGGGTGGGTTCATCGCCGCCGGCGCCGCGCTGATCGCCCAGTTCTCCTGGGTCTTCTACATCTTCGGCGCGTTCCTGATCTACACCGCGGTGAACCTGGCCCGCCAGGGCGAGCCGGACGAGGACGAGTTCAGCGAGAACGTGCTGATCCGGTGGAGCCGTAAGGCGCTGCCGCTGTCCCGGGACTTCGACGGGGCGCGGATGACCACCCGGGAGAACGGCCGCCGGCTGTTCACCCCGATGCTGATCGTGATGATCGCCATCGGCACCACCGACCTCATCTTCGCGCTCGACTCGATCCCGGCGATCTTCGGCATCACCCAGGAGCCCTACCTGGTCTTCACCGCCAACGTGTTCGCGCTGATGGGGCTGCGGCAGCTCTACTTCCTGCTGGGCGGCCTGCTGGACCGGCTCATCTACCTCAGCTACGGGTTGGCCGTGGTGCTCGGCTTCATCGGCGTCAAGCTGGTGCTGGAGGCGCTGGCCGACAACAACCTGCCGTTCATCAACGGCGGTGAGCACGTGGGCTGGGCGCCGCACATCCCGATCTGGCTCTCCCTGACCGTCATCCTCGGCACGCTGGCCGTGGCCACGGCGGCGAGCCTGGTCAAGTCCTCGCGGGACCGGCGTCGGGAGTTGGCCGAGGCGCGTCGCTGA
- a CDS encoding NlpC/P60 family protein: protein MAPQPGHQAVVRVPVATLWTTPDAVRPIDEPALRDSPDVAAWIAGMDHDQRVGDCVLTQLLLGEPVLVTGAGPDGWVRVVALGQPAAKLDPRGYPGWMRAAHLTGPADAGPSASALVVDVRRTTLHEAADGPPALAGVVLGTRLDSAGRPVDGWRPVRAPGRATPLWAPEGDLVPLPAERPEAKEVLAVAERLRDLVYIWGGLSTDGIDCSGLVHLAWRRYGVTLPRDADDQAEATTPLALDDERPGDLYFFARPGRRIHHVGIVSADPHGGRRRMLHACYLTRRVVEEELPAARVATLVGAHRV from the coding sequence ATGGCGCCTCAACCGGGCCACCAGGCCGTCGTACGGGTCCCGGTGGCGACCCTGTGGACAACCCCCGACGCGGTCCGCCCGATCGACGAGCCGGCGCTGCGCGACTCCCCCGACGTCGCCGCGTGGATCGCCGGGATGGACCACGACCAGCGGGTCGGCGACTGCGTGCTGACCCAACTGCTGCTCGGCGAGCCGGTGCTGGTCACCGGCGCGGGGCCGGACGGCTGGGTGCGGGTGGTCGCCCTCGGGCAGCCCGCCGCCAAGCTGGACCCGCGTGGTTATCCGGGCTGGATGCGGGCCGCCCACCTGACCGGGCCCGCCGACGCCGGGCCATCCGCGTCCGCGCTCGTCGTCGACGTCCGCCGCACCACGCTGCACGAGGCGGCGGACGGGCCCCCGGCGCTCGCCGGGGTGGTTCTGGGCACCCGCCTCGACTCCGCCGGACGGCCGGTGGACGGCTGGCGGCCGGTCCGGGCCCCCGGCCGGGCGACCCCGCTCTGGGCCCCCGAGGGCGACCTCGTGCCGCTGCCCGCCGAGCGACCCGAGGCCAAGGAGGTGCTGGCCGTCGCCGAGCGGCTGCGTGACCTGGTCTACATCTGGGGCGGCCTGTCCACCGACGGCATCGACTGCTCCGGGCTGGTCCACCTGGCCTGGCGGCGGTACGGCGTGACGCTGCCCCGCGACGCCGACGACCAGGCCGAGGCGACCACCCCGCTGGCGCTGGACGACGAGCGCCCCGGCGACCTCTACTTCTTCGCCCGCCCCGGCCGGCGCATCCACCACGTCGGCATCGTCTCGGCCGACCCGCACGGCGGCCGGCGCCGGATGCTGCACGCGTGCTACCTCACCCGCCGGGTGGTCGAGGAGGAACTCCCGGCGGCCCGGGTCGCCACCCTGGTCGGCGCGCACCGGGTCTGA
- a CDS encoding mandelate racemase/muconate lactonizing enzyme family protein: MTIAAVRTHRLSAPLHTPFVTALRSTTTVETLIVEVIDSDGRSGFGEAPQVWQVTGASIGGAEACVRELLTPLLTGRDADDLQARCAQVRRAVVGNESAKAAVDMALHDLAARRLGVPLVRLLGGTTLRVPTDVTLAAGDAIDLATAAGRRRAEGFTVLKLKVGTDARGDLDRVRSVRAAVGPDVRIRLDANQGWTPREAVRVIRGIADAGLDVELVEQPVHRRDLDGLAWVSDRVDVPILADESVFDVRDLVEVIRRRAADMVNVKLAKCGGLQAARTLLDLAAAHEMGTIVGSMMEGPIGVGAAASLVAAHGTTAVSDLDAAWWLAWSPVTGGIRYEDAHVLLPDAPGLGITDVSEAKIQRHG, translated from the coding sequence ATGACGATCGCCGCGGTACGCACCCACCGGCTCTCCGCCCCCTTACACACCCCGTTCGTCACCGCGCTGCGCAGCACCACCACGGTGGAGACGCTGATCGTCGAGGTGATCGACAGCGACGGCCGCTCGGGCTTCGGCGAGGCCCCGCAGGTCTGGCAGGTCACCGGCGCGTCGATCGGCGGCGCCGAGGCGTGCGTCCGCGAACTGCTCACGCCGCTGCTGACCGGCCGCGACGCCGACGACCTCCAGGCCCGGTGCGCGCAGGTGCGCCGCGCGGTGGTCGGCAACGAGTCCGCGAAGGCGGCCGTCGACATGGCGCTGCACGACCTGGCGGCGCGGCGACTCGGCGTACCCCTGGTGCGGCTGCTCGGCGGCACCACGCTGCGCGTCCCGACGGACGTCACGCTCGCCGCCGGCGACGCCATCGACCTGGCCACGGCGGCCGGCCGGCGGCGCGCCGAGGGTTTCACCGTGCTCAAACTGAAGGTCGGCACCGACGCCCGCGGCGACCTGGACCGGGTCCGCTCGGTGCGCGCCGCGGTCGGCCCGGACGTGCGGATCCGGCTGGACGCCAACCAGGGCTGGACGCCCCGCGAGGCGGTCCGGGTGATCCGGGGCATCGCCGACGCCGGCCTCGACGTGGAGCTGGTCGAGCAGCCGGTGCACCGCCGCGACCTGGACGGGCTGGCCTGGGTCAGCGACCGGGTGGACGTGCCGATCCTCGCCGACGAGTCGGTGTTCGACGTGCGTGACCTGGTCGAGGTGATCCGCCGCCGGGCGGCCGACATGGTCAACGTGAAGCTCGCCAAGTGCGGCGGCCTGCAGGCGGCCCGCACCCTGCTCGACCTGGCCGCCGCGCACGAGATGGGCACGATCGTCGGCTCGATGATGGAGGGACCGATCGGCGTGGGCGCGGCCGCCAGCCTGGTCGCCGCGCACGGCACCACCGCCGTGTCGGACCTCGACGCCGCCTGGTGGCTCGCCTGGTCGCCGGTCACCGGCGGCATCCGGTACGAGGACGCGCACGTGCTGCTGCCGGACGCGCCCGGGCTCGGCATCACCGACGTGAGTGAAGCTAAGATTCAGCGCCACGGTTGA
- a CDS encoding tyrosine-protein phosphatase has protein sequence MTGRDWVLVGAPNARDLGGLPTTDGRRVRSGRLVRTAALGRLTDDDLPVLGKLDPACVVDLRAAQEQEVAPPDRLVGEPRVVHLPVYDAAHPVFTYVSAVVQGHDLGAYAELAREGMPGAMTAIYRWFVTGEPARAGFGEAVRLAADDANLPLLFHCSAGKDRTGWLSVVLLTALGVAEPAIRADYLRHNELTESLREVLLTAMTRRRPDLDPAVARPLLEVRPEYLDAAYDEVRRVHGSFDAYLRDGLGVTDDVRAALRERLLE, from the coding sequence ATGACCGGGCGGGACTGGGTGCTGGTGGGGGCGCCGAACGCGCGTGACCTGGGCGGGTTGCCGACCACCGACGGGCGGCGGGTCCGCTCCGGGCGGCTGGTCCGCACCGCGGCACTGGGTCGGCTCACCGACGACGACCTGCCGGTGCTGGGCAAGCTCGATCCGGCGTGCGTGGTGGACCTGCGCGCGGCGCAGGAGCAGGAGGTGGCCCCGCCGGACCGGTTGGTGGGTGAGCCGCGCGTGGTGCACCTGCCGGTCTACGACGCGGCCCACCCGGTGTTCACCTACGTCTCGGCCGTGGTGCAGGGGCACGACCTGGGCGCGTACGCGGAGTTGGCGCGCGAGGGGATGCCGGGGGCGATGACGGCGATCTACCGCTGGTTCGTCACCGGGGAGCCGGCGCGGGCCGGGTTCGGCGAGGCGGTGCGGCTGGCCGCGGACGACGCGAACCTGCCGCTGCTGTTCCACTGCTCGGCCGGCAAGGACCGGACCGGCTGGTTGTCGGTGGTGCTGCTGACCGCGCTGGGGGTGGCGGAGCCGGCGATCCGGGCCGACTACCTGCGGCACAACGAGCTGACCGAGAGCCTGCGCGAGGTGCTGTTGACGGCGATGACGCGGCGGCGGCCGGATCTCGACCCGGCGGTGGCGCGGCCGCTGCTGGAGGTGCGCCCGGAGTACCTGGACGCCGCCTACGACGAGGTGCGCCGGGTGCACGGGTCGTTCGACGCGTACCTGCGCGACGGTCTGGGGGTGACCGACGACGTGCGGGCCGCGTTGCGGGAGCGGTTGCTCGAGTAG
- a CDS encoding serine hydrolase, which yields MTWDELDAHLDRVPGTVSAYVGRPGARPTWTRRADATHYAASTMKVAVLVALHRAAEAGRLDLDAPVPVRNSFDSALPGAPRFTNARDYDNDEAVWERVGGAAPLRWLAERMIIRSSNLATNLCIGQVGLPAVARAWDLAGARHSVTGRGIEDFAARDAGIDNLVTAADLATLLGELTRGATRPGPLASPAGCAAMLDVLTAQEHREDLAAGLPDGTRIAHKNGWVRGVRHGAGVVFPDDAPPYQIVVCTTTDLADGGADGEQVEDDACRLIAHVSARVWAARHELAD from the coding sequence ATGACCTGGGACGAACTCGACGCGCACCTGGACAGGGTCCCCGGCACCGTCTCCGCGTACGTCGGACGCCCCGGCGCCCGCCCCACCTGGACCCGGCGGGCCGACGCCACCCACTACGCCGCGAGCACCATGAAGGTCGCCGTGCTGGTGGCGCTGCACCGGGCCGCCGAGGCCGGCCGGCTCGACCTCGACGCGCCGGTCCCGGTGCGCAACTCCTTCGACTCCGCGCTGCCCGGCGCGCCCCGCTTCACCAACGCCCGCGACTACGACAACGACGAGGCCGTCTGGGAACGGGTCGGCGGCGCCGCGCCGCTGCGCTGGCTCGCCGAACGGATGATCATCCGCTCCAGCAACCTGGCCACCAACCTCTGCATCGGCCAGGTCGGGCTGCCCGCCGTGGCGCGGGCGTGGGACCTGGCCGGCGCCCGGCACAGCGTCACCGGCCGCGGCATCGAGGACTTCGCCGCCCGCGACGCCGGCATCGACAACCTGGTCACCGCCGCCGACCTGGCCACCCTGCTCGGCGAGCTGACCCGGGGCGCCACCCGGCCCGGCCCGCTCGCCTCGCCGGCCGGCTGCGCCGCCATGCTCGACGTGCTCACCGCCCAGGAACACCGCGAGGACCTGGCCGCCGGGCTGCCCGACGGCACCCGCATCGCGCACAAGAACGGCTGGGTACGCGGCGTCCGCCACGGTGCCGGCGTGGTGTTCCCGGACGACGCGCCGCCGTACCAGATCGTGGTGTGCACGACCACCGACCTGGCCGACGGCGGCGCGGACGGCGAGCAGGTCGAGGACGACGCCTGCCGGCTGATCGCGCACGTCTCCGCGCGGGTGTGGGCCGCCCGGCACGAGCTGGCCGACTGA
- a CDS encoding class I SAM-dependent methyltransferase, protein MTTPLYDDIADWYEDYATVGSATYMDRVRSVLAELLGDGPGRCLDLCCGTGAHAGELRRLGWTPVGVDLSGGQLRHARSRLPVARADATALPLADGVVPAAVCLLAHTDMPDYPAAVAEMARVLAPGGRLVHVGLHPCFCGAFADRSDQGRIVIDGGYAERERTVRSWNPTGVRARVGAWHLPLADLLTAVAAAGLVLDRVVESGSGPIPDILALAATKPR, encoded by the coding sequence ATGACGACCCCCCTGTACGACGACATCGCCGACTGGTACGAGGATTACGCCACGGTCGGTTCGGCGACCTACATGGACCGGGTCCGGTCGGTGCTGGCGGAGCTGCTGGGCGACGGTCCGGGGCGCTGCCTGGACCTGTGTTGCGGCACCGGGGCGCACGCCGGGGAGCTGCGCCGGCTGGGCTGGACGCCGGTGGGGGTGGACCTGTCGGGCGGGCAGCTCCGGCACGCCCGGTCCCGGCTGCCGGTGGCCCGCGCGGACGCGACCGCGCTGCCGTTGGCCGACGGCGTGGTGCCGGCCGCGGTCTGCCTGCTGGCGCACACCGACATGCCGGACTATCCGGCGGCGGTCGCGGAGATGGCCCGGGTGTTGGCGCCGGGCGGCCGGTTGGTGCACGTCGGGTTGCATCCGTGCTTCTGCGGCGCGTTCGCCGACCGGTCCGACCAGGGGCGGATCGTGATCGACGGCGGCTACGCCGAGCGCGAGCGCACCGTCCGGTCGTGGAACCCGACCGGCGTGCGGGCCCGGGTGGGGGCCTGGCACCTGCCCCTGGCCGACCTGCTGACCGCCGTGGCCGCCGCCGGCCTGGTCCTCGACCGGGTCGTCGAGTCCGGCTCCGGCCCGATCCCCGACATCCTGGCCCTCGCTGCCACCAAACCCCGCTGA
- the typA gene encoding translational GTPase TypA — protein sequence MQLRTDLRNVAIIAHVDHGKTTLVDAMLRQAGAYGARGEDTERVMDSMDLEREKGITILAKNTGVRYLPADGDPVTINIIDTPGHADFGGEVERGLTMVDGVVLLVDASEGPLPQTRFVLRKALRARMPIILVINKVDRPDARIKEVVDDTYELFLDLDADEEQIDFPIVYACARDGIASLTQPADGAVPDDSTSLEPLFRTLLDTIPAPAFEEDAPLQAHVTNLDASPFLGRLALCRVRQGTISKGQTVAWCRTDGSTQRVRISELLMTEGLERKPAESAGPGDIIAVAGIPEIMIGETLADAENPIPLPLITVDEPAISMTIGTNTSPLVGRVKGAKVTARMVKDRLDKELVGNVSLRVLPTERPDAWEVQGRGELALAILVEQMRRESYELTVGKPQVVTREIDGKTCEPVERLTIDSPEEYLGAITQLLATRKGRMEQLVNHGTGWIRMEWLVPARGLIGFRTEFLTDTRGTGILHHVFESYEPWFGELRTRQNGSLVADRAGAVTSFAMINLQERGQLFVEPTTEVYEGMIVGENSRSDDMDVNITKEKKLTNMRASTSDETEKLIPPRKLSLEQALEFCREDECVEVTPNAVRIRKVVLDQQQRGRAAARRKHAG from the coding sequence ATGCAGCTTCGCACCGACCTCCGCAACGTCGCCATCATCGCCCACGTCGACCACGGCAAGACGACCCTGGTCGACGCCATGTTGCGGCAGGCCGGCGCCTACGGCGCCCGCGGCGAGGACACCGAGCGGGTCATGGACTCGATGGACCTCGAGCGGGAGAAGGGCATCACCATCCTCGCCAAGAACACCGGCGTGCGATACCTGCCGGCGGACGGCGACCCGGTCACCATCAACATCATCGACACCCCCGGCCACGCCGACTTCGGTGGTGAGGTCGAGCGCGGCCTGACCATGGTCGACGGCGTGGTGCTCCTGGTCGACGCCAGCGAGGGCCCCCTGCCGCAGACCCGGTTCGTGCTCCGCAAGGCGCTGCGCGCCCGGATGCCGATCATCCTGGTGATCAACAAGGTGGACCGCCCGGACGCCCGGATCAAGGAGGTCGTGGACGACACCTACGAGCTCTTCCTCGACCTGGACGCCGACGAGGAGCAGATCGACTTCCCGATCGTCTACGCCTGCGCCCGCGACGGCATCGCCTCGCTGACCCAGCCGGCCGACGGCGCGGTCCCGGACGACAGCACCAGCCTGGAGCCGCTGTTCCGCACCCTGCTGGACACCATCCCGGCGCCCGCGTTCGAGGAGGACGCGCCGCTGCAGGCGCACGTCACCAACCTCGACGCCTCGCCGTTCCTGGGCCGGCTCGCGCTGTGCCGGGTCCGGCAGGGCACGATCAGCAAGGGCCAGACCGTGGCCTGGTGCCGCACCGACGGCAGCACCCAGCGGGTCCGCATCTCCGAGCTGCTGATGACCGAGGGCCTGGAGCGCAAGCCCGCCGAGTCCGCCGGGCCGGGCGACATCATCGCCGTCGCCGGCATCCCGGAGATCATGATCGGCGAGACGCTCGCCGACGCCGAGAACCCGATCCCGCTGCCGCTGATCACGGTGGACGAGCCGGCCATCTCGATGACCATCGGCACCAACACCTCGCCGCTGGTCGGCCGGGTCAAGGGCGCCAAGGTCACCGCCCGGATGGTCAAGGACCGGCTGGACAAGGAGCTGGTCGGCAACGTCTCGCTGCGGGTCCTGCCCACCGAGCGCCCGGACGCCTGGGAGGTGCAGGGCCGGGGCGAGCTGGCGCTGGCCATCCTGGTCGAGCAGATGCGCCGCGAGTCCTACGAGCTGACCGTCGGCAAGCCGCAGGTGGTCACCCGGGAGATCGACGGGAAGACCTGCGAGCCGGTCGAGCGGCTGACCATCGACTCCCCCGAGGAATACCTGGGCGCGATCACCCAGCTCCTGGCCACCCGCAAGGGCCGGATGGAGCAGCTCGTCAACCACGGCACCGGCTGGATCCGGATGGAGTGGCTGGTCCCGGCGCGCGGCCTGATCGGCTTCCGCACCGAGTTCCTCACCGACACCCGCGGCACCGGCATCCTGCACCACGTCTTCGAGTCGTACGAGCCGTGGTTCGGCGAGCTGCGGACCCGCCAGAACGGCTCGCTGGTCGCCGACCGGGCCGGCGCGGTCACCTCGTTCGCCATGATCAACCTGCAGGAGCGCGGCCAGCTCTTCGTCGAGCCGACCACCGAGGTGTACGAGGGCATGATCGTCGGGGAGAACTCCCGCTCCGACGACATGGACGTCAACATCACCAAGGAGAAGAAGCTCACCAACATGCGGGCGTCCACGTCCGACGAGACCGAGAAGCTGATCCCGCCGCGCAAGCTGTCACTGGAGCAGGCGCTGGAGTTCTGCCGCGAGGACGAGTGCGTCGAGGTCACCCCGAACGCGGTGCGCATCCGCAAGGTGGTGCTGGACCAGCAGCAGCGCGGCCGGGCCGCCGCCCGCCGCAAGCACGCCGGCTGA
- a CDS encoding DedA family protein, which yields MPDLLSWLQGLSPLLIYLVAATIVAGETAVIFGLLVPGEATLLLVGFLAYAGTLRLAPALLAMTAAAVIGDTLAYRAGRRYGPRLRASGLGARLGSHRWRRAEELLDRLGGRGMLAARWIAFARTLAPRLAGGGGMPYRRFAPWNLAGVVSWVGASVLAGYLAGESYERMSRLLGQATGAVLVLLVCLLGVVLAGRWLGRNPDPVRALAVRAAALPPLRWLRSRYGVLFFLVGMRVGPVWTLLINLALGLALLFVLGLGVAALLAAVVRHSGLGVLDGLAADWFAARRTPGVADAALAAVSVLRGWVLITAVAVVAAVVARRRRPWRADLLGVVGTVGAAVPLVLLVVVTDLTGPGGPDRVRDLFPGQNAVVTASFGTLAWLLARGARWPVAVAVWTVASAAVVAVAGARLYLGWSTVTGTASSVLLGAAWTTVFVVAWATRERVAGAGGPVGATAGADRPGPDAGRDRPGPEVGDADPSGAGGAEGPPRPRERRPTSRGPR from the coding sequence ATGCCTGACCTGCTGAGCTGGCTGCAGGGGCTGTCGCCCCTGCTGATCTACCTGGTCGCCGCGACGATCGTCGCGGGCGAGACCGCGGTGATCTTCGGACTGCTGGTGCCGGGCGAGGCGACCCTGCTGCTGGTCGGCTTCCTAGCGTACGCGGGGACGCTACGGCTCGCCCCCGCGCTGCTGGCCATGACGGCCGCCGCCGTGATCGGAGACACACTCGCCTACCGTGCCGGACGGCGGTACGGCCCCCGGTTGCGCGCCTCCGGGCTCGGTGCCCGGCTCGGGTCGCACCGGTGGCGGCGCGCCGAGGAGCTGCTGGACCGCCTCGGTGGGCGGGGCATGCTGGCCGCCCGGTGGATCGCGTTCGCCCGGACGCTGGCGCCCCGGCTGGCCGGCGGCGGCGGGATGCCGTACCGGCGGTTCGCGCCGTGGAACCTGGCCGGGGTGGTGAGCTGGGTCGGCGCCTCGGTGCTGGCCGGCTACCTGGCCGGCGAGTCGTACGAGCGGATGTCGAGGCTGCTGGGGCAGGCCACCGGTGCGGTGCTGGTGCTGCTGGTGTGCCTGCTGGGCGTGGTGCTGGCCGGCCGCTGGCTGGGGCGTAACCCGGATCCGGTGCGGGCGCTGGCGGTCCGCGCCGCCGCGCTCCCGCCGCTGCGTTGGCTGCGGTCCCGCTACGGGGTGCTGTTCTTCCTGGTCGGGATGCGGGTCGGCCCGGTCTGGACGCTGCTGATCAACCTGGCGCTCGGGTTGGCGCTGCTGTTCGTCCTGGGGTTGGGGGTGGCCGCGTTGCTGGCGGCGGTGGTCCGGCACAGCGGTCTCGGGGTGCTCGACGGGCTGGCCGCCGACTGGTTCGCCGCACGGCGTACCCCCGGGGTGGCCGACGCGGCGCTGGCCGCGGTGTCGGTGCTGCGCGGCTGGGTGCTGATCACCGCGGTGGCCGTGGTGGCGGCGGTGGTGGCCCGGCGGCGGCGGCCCTGGCGCGCGGACCTGCTCGGCGTGGTCGGCACGGTCGGTGCGGCCGTGCCGCTGGTGCTGCTGGTGGTGGTCACCGACCTGACCGGTCCGGGTGGCCCGGACCGGGTGCGGGACCTGTTCCCCGGTCAGAACGCGGTGGTGACGGCGAGTTTCGGCACGCTGGCGTGGCTGCTGGCGCGCGGGGCGCGGTGGCCGGTCGCGGTGGCCGTCTGGACGGTCGCCTCGGCGGCTGTGGTCGCGGTCGCCGGGGCCCGGCTCTACCTGGGCTGGAGCACGGTCACCGGCACCGCCTCGTCGGTGCTGCTGGGCGCCGCGTGGACCACCGTGTTCGTGGTCGCCTGGGCGACCCGGGAGCGGGTGGCGGGGGCCGGCGGACCGGTCGGGGCGACCGCCGGCGCCGATCGGCCCGGCCCGGACGCGGGCCGTGACCGGCCGGGCCCGGAGGTCGGGGACGCCGATCCGTCCGGGGCCGGTGGCGCGGAGGGGCCGCCGCGGCCCCGGGAGCGCCGGCCGACGTCGCGGGGACCACGCTGA
- a CDS encoding transglycosylase SLT domain-containing protein, whose amino-acid sequence MRRGVGRLAAAAVVALLAAGAVSGCGGEEPPVRGVAAELPTAAPVEEPADAPADAPSEEPAGVEAMGGRPSPSASAKPRPKPSRTSTAPLAEPKPPTETRVPPAPKPPAAGCKPSYRGTEASRSAVKKALTDAAGRTYWPTSAPDIRIPSALMKATAWQESGWQSNIYACDTGVGLMQVMPATAEWMNQRFEQSYDIDDYRDNAYLGGTYLAWLTKYIGDMYFESDYRLDASLCTAKLNSCLLNAVISAYNFGHAAVAQKGKPLDIPNPQYVYNVRELMTGCECLAF is encoded by the coding sequence ATGCGGCGAGGAGTCGGCCGGTTGGCCGCGGCTGCGGTGGTGGCGCTGCTGGCGGCGGGGGCGGTCAGCGGGTGCGGCGGCGAGGAGCCACCGGTTCGCGGGGTGGCCGCGGAACTGCCCACGGCGGCACCGGTCGAGGAGCCGGCCGACGCGCCGGCCGACGCGCCGAGCGAGGAGCCGGCCGGGGTCGAGGCGATGGGCGGGCGGCCCAGCCCGTCGGCGAGCGCGAAGCCCCGGCCGAAGCCGTCGCGCACGTCCACCGCGCCGCTGGCCGAGCCGAAGCCGCCGACCGAGACCCGGGTGCCGCCGGCGCCGAAGCCGCCGGCCGCCGGCTGCAAGCCGAGCTACCGGGGCACCGAGGCGAGCCGGAGTGCGGTGAAGAAGGCGTTGACCGACGCGGCGGGGCGCACCTACTGGCCCACCTCGGCGCCGGACATCCGCATCCCGTCGGCGCTGATGAAGGCCACCGCCTGGCAGGAGAGCGGCTGGCAGTCCAACATCTACGCCTGCGACACCGGCGTCGGGCTGATGCAGGTCATGCCGGCCACCGCGGAGTGGATGAACCAGCGGTTCGAGCAGTCGTACGACATCGACGACTATCGTGACAACGCCTACCTGGGCGGCACCTACCTGGCATGGCTGACCAAGTACATCGGCGACATGTACTTCGAGTCGGACTACCGGCTCGACGCCTCGCTGTGCACGGCCAAGTTGAATTCCTGCCTGCTGAACGCGGTGATCTCGGCGTACAACTTCGGGCACGCCGCGGTGGCCCAGAAGGGGAAGCCGCTGGACATCCCCAACCCGCAGTACGTCTACAACGTGCGTGAGCTGATGACCGGCTGCGAGTGCCTCGCGTTCTGA